One Aquarana catesbeiana isolate 2022-GZ linkage group LG11, ASM4218655v1, whole genome shotgun sequence genomic window carries:
- the LOC141112142 gene encoding flap endonuclease 1-B-like: protein MLQNEEGETTSHLMGMFYRTIRMVENGIKPVNVFDGKPPQLKSGELAKHTERRAEAEKQLEAAQEAGEVGNIEKFNKRLVKVTKQHNEECKKLLSLMGIPYVDAPCEAEATCAALVKAGKVYAAATEDMDALTFGTPLLLRHLMASEAKKLPIQEFHLSRALEDIGITQEQFIDLCILLGCDYCETIRGIGPKRAIELIRQHKSIEEVLDNIDLKKYPVPENWLYKEARQLFLEPEVVDLNDIELKWQDPDDEGLVAFMCGEKQFNEDRIRNGAKKLAKNRHGSTQG, encoded by the coding sequence ATGCTTCAGAATGAGGAAGGTGAAACCACCAGCCACCTGATGGGCATGTTCTATCGTACAATTCGCATGGTTGAGAACGGCATCAAGCCAGTGAATGTGTTTGATGGAAAGCCTCCTCAGCTGAAGTCAGGTGAGCTGGCCAAACATACTGAAAGGAGGGCAGAGGCTGAGAAGCAACTTGAAGCTGCCCAAGAGGCAGGAGAGGTGGGGAACATTGAAAAGTTCAACAAGAGACTTGTAAAGGTCACAAAGCAACATAATGAGGAATGCAAGAAACTGCTAAGCCTAATGGGTATTCCATATGTGGACGCACCATGTGAGGCAGAAGCTACCTGTGCTGCTTTGGTGAAAGCTGGAAAGGTGTATGCAGCTGCGACTGAAGATATGGATGCATTGACCTTTGGTACTCCACTGTTGCTCCGTCATCTCATGGCTAGTGAGGCCAAAAAGTTGCCTATTCAGGAATTTCACCTCAGTCGTGCCCTAGAGGATATAGGAATCACACAAGAGCAGTTTATAGATCTTTGTATATTGCTAGGCTGTGATTACTGTGAGACCATCAGAGGCATTGGCCCAAAGAGAGCTATAGAACTGATAAGACAGCACAAGAGCATCGAAGAGGTCCTAGATAACATAGACCTGAAGAAGTACCCTGTTCCAGAAAACTGGTTATACAAAGAAGCTCGTCAGCTTTTTTTAGAGCCTGAGGTGGTTGACCTAAATGATATAGAGCTGAAGTGGCAGGACCCAGATGACGAAGGCCTTGTGGCCTTTATGTGCGGTGAAAAGCAGTTCAACGAGGACCGGATCCGTAATGGTGCCAAGAAGCTGGCTAAGAACCGCCATGGTAGTACTCAAGGCTGA